A genomic window from Ruminiclostridium cellulolyticum H10 includes:
- a CDS encoding Ig-like domain-containing protein, with translation MKKRLLSMLLVLCMVLPLLPLPANAVNKSIVYPRTKLKDVYVNGYSYQYSPSGNWVIGKNNIMFTDKNGNIGLFSYKDGNKPRAYIFDKDYKVISDTVINLPSHEYFGTFSVAADGNYYVVVGHRNKEENAGKTVVSLLKVSSKTGDVIKKGELKAKQFGSAHSSITVPFNAGTAELLEGNGKIYIHMSHEMFRAKDGKNHQAANLFVFDGGSLKPIQVKNDFYVSHSFNQMLKADGSTIVTLSHGDAYPRAIRLATMDSKGNFNKSDIFSFKGASGKNETGSTVSGLEIGQSTYLVAGTSVTHNQPVNGKYSPNGEWYKGRNVYLSVVNKKSMSPKHIWLTTFDPSNKDINITDPRIFKSGKQFVVVYSVSQGDNTYTEFVTVDENGKILARNKKDKTAFYTNSYPLQKGNKIIWIAPWVAGMDFYYLNNTKIYKYKFDDTGHVYLFEVDISSPSSPKWVEGIRPQSVVIEQKNVFMNRGDATKLTAKVYPANSPFDEIIWSSGNSGKYSVTKDGYVTALEGGAINKIFAQSEIDQSIYTTVQITTNAAPKAPNPQVRKSSTATPKNKQVGLYSTLEYYPLEKGKQTTNVQLKSSSGKVPEYYITSSNESIVKIKDSTKLVGVEYGTATVYFHTADKKNVASCVVEVTPPKADGTYIIKMPKTNYKLGEPFETEGFSAVKCTNNGKEIRYYDDKQVFFIITDQLSTYTTDAWGRGKPLTKAGKIEVRVNIAGTVLRYNINVSNSSIGADNSNYTKVLKDGRYSLRCMYNYVNIASNGGAELKNVNPAPSYEFKRQTDGNYTIKSEYGKYLGISDPIKDGIQLKEVDSPYMWTLYSENNNDIFSLRPASNLKMVVNAAGQKNTDGTWIILWTHEDTNAPNNAEFRFIPA, from the coding sequence ATGAAGAAAAGATTACTTAGTATGCTTCTTGTACTATGCATGGTGTTACCTTTACTGCCATTACCTGCAAATGCGGTAAACAAAAGCATTGTGTATCCACGCACCAAGTTAAAGGATGTGTATGTTAACGGGTATAGCTATCAATATTCTCCTTCGGGCAACTGGGTTATCGGTAAGAATAACATAATGTTTACGGATAAAAATGGGAATATTGGTTTATTTAGCTATAAAGATGGGAATAAACCGAGGGCTTATATCTTTGACAAGGATTACAAGGTTATTTCAGATACAGTAATAAACCTTCCCTCCCATGAATATTTCGGTACCTTTTCAGTTGCTGCTGACGGTAATTATTATGTCGTTGTTGGTCATAGAAACAAAGAAGAAAATGCCGGAAAGACAGTTGTAAGCCTGCTCAAGGTTTCCTCTAAAACAGGTGATGTAATAAAAAAAGGCGAGCTAAAAGCAAAGCAATTTGGTTCTGCACATTCCAGCATAACCGTTCCCTTTAATGCCGGTACAGCCGAGCTACTAGAAGGCAACGGAAAGATTTATATACATATGTCCCATGAAATGTTCAGAGCCAAAGACGGAAAAAATCATCAGGCTGCGAACCTCTTTGTTTTTGATGGGGGCTCCCTGAAGCCCATTCAGGTAAAAAATGATTTTTACGTAAGCCATAGCTTTAATCAAATGCTGAAAGCGGACGGAAGTACAATTGTCACCCTGTCCCATGGTGATGCCTACCCAAGAGCAATTCGCCTGGCTACTATGGACAGTAAAGGTAATTTCAACAAGTCTGATATTTTCTCATTCAAGGGTGCTTCAGGAAAAAATGAAACTGGCTCTACTGTATCGGGCTTGGAAATTGGGCAAAGTACTTATCTAGTGGCAGGAACCTCTGTAACTCACAACCAGCCTGTAAATGGAAAGTATAGTCCCAATGGCGAATGGTACAAAGGACGTAATGTATATCTTTCAGTTGTTAATAAAAAAAGCATGTCGCCAAAGCACATTTGGCTTACTACTTTTGACCCTAGTAATAAAGATATTAACATCACAGACCCACGAATCTTCAAATCCGGCAAGCAATTTGTTGTAGTGTACTCAGTCTCTCAAGGAGATAATACCTACACGGAGTTTGTTACAGTGGATGAAAACGGAAAAATACTGGCACGAAATAAAAAAGATAAAACAGCTTTCTATACAAATAGCTATCCATTACAAAAAGGTAATAAGATTATATGGATTGCTCCATGGGTAGCAGGAATGGATTTTTATTATCTAAACAATACAAAAATCTATAAATACAAATTTGATGACACTGGGCATGTCTATCTATTTGAGGTCGATATCAGCTCTCCTTCTTCCCCAAAATGGGTTGAGGGTATACGTCCACAGTCTGTCGTAATTGAACAAAAGAATGTATTTATGAACCGTGGTGATGCAACCAAGCTAACGGCCAAGGTATATCCTGCAAACAGTCCCTTTGACGAAATTATCTGGTCATCCGGCAACAGTGGCAAGTATAGTGTAACAAAGGATGGCTATGTTACTGCACTTGAAGGTGGTGCAATAAATAAAATTTTTGCTCAAAGCGAAATAGACCAAAGTATTTATACCACTGTACAGATAACAACCAATGCCGCGCCAAAGGCACCTAACCCACAGGTACGAAAATCTTCTACAGCCACCCCCAAGAATAAGCAAGTTGGATTGTACAGCACGTTGGAATATTACCCCTTGGAGAAAGGTAAACAAACAACCAATGTTCAGTTAAAATCTTCTTCGGGTAAAGTGCCGGAGTACTACATTACCTCCTCTAACGAGTCCATTGTCAAAATAAAGGATTCCACCAAACTAGTAGGAGTAGAGTACGGCACTGCTACAGTCTATTTTCACACCGCAGATAAGAAAAATGTTGCAAGCTGTGTGGTAGAGGTTACTCCTCCAAAAGCTGACGGAACCTATATCATTAAAATGCCAAAAACCAATTATAAGCTTGGTGAACCTTTTGAAACAGAAGGCTTCAGTGCAGTTAAGTGTACTAATAACGGAAAGGAAATACGCTACTATGATGATAAGCAAGTATTTTTTATCATAACAGATCAACTCAGTACGTACACCACTGATGCATGGGGCAGGGGTAAACCCCTGACGAAAGCGGGAAAGATTGAGGTTCGCGTAAATATTGCAGGAACAGTACTTCGCTACAATATTAATGTTAGTAATTCAAGTATCGGTGCGGATAATAGCAACTATACCAAAGTGCTTAAAGATGGTCGTTATAGCTTGCGTTGTATGTATAATTACGTCAACATTGCATCAAACGGAGGTGCAGAACTCAAGAATGTAAACCCTGCCCCTTCCTATGAGTTCAAAAGACAAACGGACGGTAATTACACCATTAAATCCGAATACGGTAAATATTTAGGTATTTCCGACCCAATTAAAGACGGAATTCAGCTTAAGGAGGTGGATTCTCCTTATATGTGGACGTTGTACTCCGAGAATAATAATGATATCTTCAGCTTACGCCCTGCTTCTAATTTAAAAATGGTAGTAAATGCTGCAGGACAGAAAAATACAGACGGTACATGGATAATTCTATGGACACACGAAGACACAAATGCACCTAATAATGCAGAGTTCAGATTTATACCTGCTTAA
- a CDS encoding S8 family peptidase codes for MKLRIFFAVVLAAMLLTVSALAAEAEAIRVAVIDTGISETAIPKTNLSSGRNYILPNKTTTDTVGHGTAIASIIVGSETAGIKGICPEAMLVPLVYYAKNEDGGTIKGDGVMLAKIIRDAVEVFDCKILNISSGVLTDTPALRDAVAWAEKQGALVISSVGNDGNDTVYYPGAYSSSLCVGAVNDANSAPADFSNRNEAVDLLAPGEKLPTATMKGNRLLASGTSFSTAYISGVAAKLMKEYPDLTAAQIRQILYASATDFGTTGYDRVSGWGILNLEQALDYARQGCLFRDVDSSKWYFEGVRKAAKLGLFQGTSAVEFSPNQPTTRAMLWMMLYRLHGLKPSESTTIWYRDARLWVTANGISDGTNPNCTITREQMAVMLYGYASVFDYDIGKRADLSKFTDSDSISSYAKDALSWANASGLISGTGTQTLSPQGSATRAQVAVTVIKFYDLVFGGVRGT; via the coding sequence ATGAAACTGCGTATATTTTTCGCTGTAGTGCTGGCCGCCATGCTTTTGACCGTATCTGCTTTGGCAGCCGAGGCTGAGGCGATACGGGTGGCTGTCATTGATACGGGCATTTCTGAAACAGCCATCCCCAAGACAAACTTGTCCTCTGGGCGAAATTATATCCTACCCAATAAAACCACGACTGACACAGTTGGACACGGTACGGCAATAGCTTCTATCATTGTAGGCAGCGAGACGGCAGGGATAAAGGGGATTTGCCCTGAGGCTATGCTGGTTCCATTGGTCTATTACGCAAAAAACGAAGATGGAGGTACCATTAAGGGTGACGGTGTCATGCTGGCAAAGATAATTCGTGACGCGGTGGAGGTCTTTGACTGTAAAATCCTCAACATAAGTTCCGGTGTTTTGACCGACACACCAGCTTTGCGGGATGCGGTAGCATGGGCGGAGAAACAGGGAGCATTGGTAATTTCCAGTGTGGGAAATGACGGGAATGACACCGTTTACTATCCTGGTGCATACAGCAGTTCTTTATGTGTAGGTGCGGTGAATGACGCGAACAGTGCTCCGGCAGACTTCTCCAACCGTAATGAGGCAGTGGATCTATTGGCTCCCGGAGAAAAGTTGCCCACAGCTACCATGAAGGGCAATCGCCTGCTGGCTAGTGGCACTAGCTTTTCCACGGCCTATATTTCAGGTGTTGCAGCTAAGCTGATGAAGGAATATCCCGACCTAACAGCGGCACAGATACGGCAGATTCTCTATGCCTCTGCCACAGATTTCGGCACTACCGGCTATGACAGAGTTTCCGGTTGGGGCATTTTGAATCTGGAGCAGGCACTTGACTACGCACGGCAGGGCTGTCTGTTTCGGGATGTGGATTCATCAAAATGGTACTTTGAAGGTGTGAGAAAAGCTGCAAAACTCGGACTTTTTCAAGGGACGAGTGCGGTTGAATTTTCTCCGAATCAGCCAACGACCCGTGCCATGCTGTGGATGATGCTCTATCGCTTGCATGGACTCAAGCCTTCTGAAAGCACCACAATCTGGTATAGGGATGCTAGGTTGTGGGTAACAGCGAATGGCATTTCTGACGGAACAAACCCTAATTGCACGATTACTCGGGAACAGATGGCGGTCATGCTGTATGGTTATGCCTCAGTTTTCGATTATGATATAGGTAAACGGGCGGATTTAAGTAAATTTACCGATTCCGACAGCATTAGTTCCTACGCAAAGGATGCCCTCTCCTGGGCCAATGCCAGCGGACTTATCAGCGGAACGGGTACGCAGACCCTATCACCACAAGGCAGTGCTACCAGAGCTCAGGTAGCGGTGACTGTAATAAAGTTTTATGATTTAGTATTTGGTGGAGTGAGGGGCACGTGA
- a CDS encoding InlB B-repeat-containing protein: protein MKKRLVSLFLCLCVLITTFPAASAYAVQGDSLNTTVQTTYEKTDNPYTDVKKTDWFYSAVQYARDKGFFSGTSTTTFEPNVTMTRGMFVSVLGRMAGVDTANYKGKSAFSDVAADAYYAPFVAWAAKHGITSGVGDGKFAPNKLINRQQMAVFFVRYFETFGVDYETGAKITTTPEDMDNVAEYAKDAVLKLWKTGLLAGDGVNFNPLGEASRAQAAMLCMRTDETVETWYKEPGIPKEERPVVIPPSGESSSGGSPSGGSPSGGSSTVYYGVTLKAGEESTSKLYPVGTLLNTMPVPVQEGGTVFLGWYYDSALSNMVASTDTLSRNLTLYAKFTEAVSLSENGELNFVTKQDAAANFTVTINSGSMPAYGKDFKFRNITDPSVTDGTDGVEQETVSVTGSAGSFTVASDIGGFTPGHTYQIELLNDAITFAGESKEIRYYNFIIQKDEVLNLELSDGIKYIAASALTESDRNNVLEYAGLYQTVTDAQGVTTYTANSGIGSFTYSGGGIMVGDTIAVYTGKKPDKRSVEDSGAVAYLEITRIDGTTCYYQSAKSEDVLFTPDLLPIDLDAGDGVTAGNTVATNGTGSITISTSKLDFSADTHADMGLGAETVVEPGDFLSFFNNGDLGDTNASKQGYGEIISITTNGSSTIITYSVVSEEFVLSTMELYSESELTDAQIEAAYDEQLIRESVESQIMSSSFIQDAGEYLAGLAIQTDEVKEIFGSQDNLTLTDYIITYSNGTPVSEDDLALMGNIVNKEGGIKTSVSVSPRLSHFEGRKGIRAEVAVTYNFDIKKSGSNKKVEVELTAFFEQEVLFGFSVSGGAVWKKKWIFPYIADYRMTGNIDLGTYTGVGVTATAKLAEDKEPWGMPWPKSAKEAQANKKIFSLSESIKKKMEDVKTVFPEAEASSSGGLAEKYAAFMEDANDAWVDLFVVKLIDLRGGVDPLHILAYGIQVDFVVSANLNVAIGMTFQYENSKRHSFALSLKSKKADSETIDLSTNGYQFDFYVMGTLGIRAGIRAKALVGLFSTKLDGIGLQIEAGAYARLWGYFYYSLTNYKTGGVWEKTSSSSGAMLVEIGAYLDVKFVAEVLNGKYSYAPTIYAKEWPLWSAGQRENIYDFAYVKAPTYAIQNVTTYTLPTTVFEMKWMDLKTGDLGEDDKPKTKNFDENTVHNTKDEKYFAVELSNPAFTYNPVNNQITVSRASGDSELNCEMKLTWKGAPLAFSTETVSRIITLKWSDLLNGKAMVFESNGGSTVNMICKLAGANISALRPANPTKAGYTFAGWYNNRECTGAEYTFPNTMPNENVTLYAKWTPNVVSYTVEHYQKGLDGMYVLAESQTMSGISNQATVAQAKSYTGFTPKTIQQETILADGNTVVQVYYERNSFNVTFKYGAEAGNRSVEIKYPMGAKIEWINPAAPGYTFLRWDNTVPKVMPANDLTFTAVWGAWANTKYTVEHYQENIDDNGYTLAEREVHEGQTGTGVTPDVKTYEGFTAPAAQSVTVKGDGSAALKYYYTRNNYTFTYVLGNGEDDAVLPIKYGDWVLQRYDPTREGYTFGGWIENGEAASIPTTMPARDVTLSAKWNVNEYTITFDSNGGSSVLPITKEYGTAITEPTAPTRAGYNFAGWKLNGDDYTFSTMPGKNITLTADWTADSNIAYTVEHYKSELDGSYPSTPTETENMKGGTGATVTATAKSYTGFTYAPNVSGTVSSGTVKADGSLVLKAYYTRNSYTVTWNGNGGTVDTSGATTGSVKYGATIIKPANNPTKAGYTFNLWSGYTANMTMPAEDTTFTADWTVNQYTITFDSDGGSAVTAITQDYGTTVAAPTVPTKENYSFVGWQLNGKNYAFTTMPAENITLVAVWSDTPTYTVSFDANGGTVGTASKSVLAGSTYGDLPAPAYDGHYFLGWFTSTSGGMKVTSATNVELSADQTLYARWATTGYTGNVQLVLYVAGIKVATENMNDIHGDGSASVQFDPSTGTLYLNNATIAGTYSSSYVNAAIYSEGNLTIENTGTSTVTNTYNEPAGTVASVCGIYTHSGLVIQGTGTLTTTSGTGGTSYNYGIRAGLAGNYFTINGPTVKAFAGIAGSGGKSYGVSIGPINLTYTVKLRKGTLETHGYDSAAYCGPLDSTVKYFVENGSYQKIDTITVSESYDGTSATSVIQDETYRNYKYITVTNP from the coding sequence ATGAAGAAACGGCTAGTGAGTCTTTTCCTCTGCCTGTGTGTACTGATTACTACGTTTCCCGCCGCCTCAGCATATGCGGTGCAGGGTGACAGCTTGAATACAACAGTGCAGACTACATATGAAAAGACAGATAATCCTTACACCGATGTAAAGAAAACCGATTGGTTTTACAGTGCGGTGCAGTATGCACGTGACAAAGGATTTTTCTCAGGTACCTCTACAACTACATTTGAACCAAACGTAACGATGACCCGCGGTATGTTTGTATCCGTTTTGGGTCGTATGGCAGGGGTGGATACTGCCAACTACAAAGGTAAATCTGCATTTTCCGATGTAGCAGCAGATGCCTACTATGCCCCCTTTGTCGCGTGGGCAGCAAAACACGGTATTACATCAGGTGTTGGTGACGGTAAATTTGCACCTAATAAACTGATTAATCGTCAGCAGATGGCAGTATTCTTTGTACGCTATTTTGAAACCTTTGGTGTGGACTACGAAACCGGGGCCAAAATCACCACGACTCCGGAAGATATGGACAACGTTGCCGAGTATGCCAAGGATGCCGTTTTGAAGTTATGGAAAACAGGCTTGCTTGCAGGTGATGGGGTGAATTTTAATCCTCTGGGCGAAGCCAGCCGTGCACAGGCTGCAATGCTGTGTATGCGGACAGATGAGACTGTGGAAACATGGTACAAGGAACCTGGTATACCCAAGGAGGAGAGACCTGTTGTCATACCGCCTTCCGGTGAAAGCTCCTCTGGCGGAAGCCCTTCAGGTGGCAGCCCATCAGGTGGCAGCTCAACAGTATATTACGGAGTGACCTTAAAAGCAGGAGAAGAATCAACGAGCAAGCTCTATCCTGTCGGAACACTCCTTAACACCATGCCTGTTCCTGTACAGGAGGGTGGAACGGTGTTTCTGGGGTGGTATTATGACAGTGCCCTGAGTAACATGGTGGCCAGCACGGATACTCTTTCAAGGAATCTAACCCTGTATGCGAAATTTACCGAAGCAGTGTCATTGTCAGAGAACGGCGAACTGAACTTCGTGACCAAGCAGGATGCTGCTGCAAATTTCACCGTCACAATAAATTCGGGCAGCATGCCTGCCTACGGTAAGGATTTCAAATTCCGCAACATTACCGACCCCTCTGTGACCGACGGAACAGACGGCGTGGAACAGGAGACTGTTTCCGTAACCGGCAGTGCAGGCAGCTTTACGGTTGCTTCTGACATCGGCGGCTTTACTCCGGGTCATACCTATCAGATTGAGTTGCTAAATGATGCAATCACTTTTGCTGGTGAGAGCAAGGAAATACGATACTATAACTTCATAATCCAAAAGGATGAAGTTCTGAATCTGGAGCTTAGTGACGGCATCAAGTATATTGCGGCCTCCGCTCTGACTGAATCCGACCGCAACAATGTGCTGGAATATGCCGGACTGTATCAGACAGTCACCGATGCCCAGGGCGTAACCACTTATACCGCCAACAGTGGCATCGGTAGTTTTACTTACTCCGGCGGTGGGATTATGGTGGGCGACACCATAGCCGTTTATACCGGTAAAAAGCCTGATAAGCGAAGTGTAGAGGACAGCGGTGCTGTGGCCTATCTGGAGATTACACGCATCGACGGTACTACTTGTTATTATCAGTCTGCCAAGTCGGAGGACGTGCTGTTTACCCCGGATTTGCTGCCCATCGATCTGGATGCGGGAGATGGTGTTACAGCCGGAAACACGGTTGCCACCAACGGAACCGGTAGCATCACCATTTCTACAAGCAAGTTGGATTTCTCTGCTGACACACACGCCGATATGGGTTTGGGTGCGGAGACTGTGGTGGAACCGGGCGATTTTCTGAGCTTCTTTAATAACGGTGATCTTGGCGACACGAATGCCAGTAAGCAGGGTTACGGCGAAATTATCAGTATTACTACGAATGGTAGCAGTACTATTATCACCTATTCAGTAGTAAGCGAAGAATTCGTACTGTCTACCATGGAGCTGTACAGCGAAAGTGAGCTGACCGATGCACAGATAGAAGCCGCCTACGATGAGCAGCTCATCCGAGAATCTGTTGAGTCCCAAATTATGTCCAGCAGCTTTATACAGGATGCTGGTGAGTATCTGGCCGGACTGGCTATCCAAACCGACGAGGTTAAGGAGATCTTTGGCAGCCAGGACAACCTGACCCTGACCGACTATATTATTACCTATAGTAACGGCACTCCTGTCAGCGAAGACGATCTGGCTCTCATGGGCAATATTGTGAATAAAGAGGGGGGCATAAAGACCAGTGTGTCCGTTTCGCCTCGATTGTCTCATTTTGAAGGCAGAAAAGGCATTCGTGCGGAAGTGGCTGTGACATATAACTTTGATATTAAGAAGTCCGGCTCGAATAAAAAGGTGGAAGTTGAACTGACTGCCTTCTTCGAGCAGGAAGTTCTCTTTGGTTTCAGCGTCAGTGGCGGTGCAGTCTGGAAAAAGAAATGGATATTTCCCTACATCGCCGACTACCGCATGACAGGCAATATCGACCTCGGTACCTATACCGGCGTGGGTGTCACCGCCACCGCTAAGCTTGCTGAGGATAAAGAGCCCTGGGGTATGCCCTGGCCGAAAAGTGCAAAAGAGGCACAGGCTAACAAAAAGATTTTTAGTCTTAGTGAATCAATCAAAAAGAAGATGGAGGATGTTAAGACTGTATTCCCCGAGGCTGAAGCCTCTTCCTCCGGAGGTCTGGCCGAGAAGTACGCAGCATTTATGGAGGACGCAAACGATGCGTGGGTGGATCTGTTTGTGGTTAAATTGATAGATCTGCGTGGCGGGGTAGACCCCCTTCACATTCTGGCGTACGGAATCCAGGTGGACTTTGTGGTGTCTGCCAATTTGAATGTGGCCATCGGAATGACCTTCCAGTATGAAAACTCTAAGCGTCACTCTTTCGCATTGTCTCTGAAGAGCAAAAAGGCCGACAGCGAGACCATCGACCTGAGCACCAACGGTTATCAGTTCGATTTCTATGTTATGGGTACCCTGGGCATTCGTGCCGGAATTAGAGCCAAAGCGTTGGTGGGCCTATTCTCCACAAAATTGGACGGAATCGGATTGCAAATTGAAGCCGGTGCTTATGCCAGATTATGGGGTTACTTTTACTACTCTCTGACAAACTATAAAACAGGGGGAGTATGGGAAAAGACTAGCAGCTCATCCGGAGCAATGTTGGTGGAGATTGGTGCGTATCTGGATGTAAAATTCGTGGCAGAGGTCTTGAATGGAAAATACTCCTATGCACCCACCATTTACGCTAAAGAGTGGCCCTTATGGTCGGCGGGTCAGCGGGAGAATATCTATGACTTCGCCTATGTGAAGGCTCCTACCTACGCTATCCAGAATGTAACCACTTATACTCTCCCCACCACGGTATTCGAGATGAAGTGGATGGATCTGAAAACTGGCGACTTAGGTGAGGATGATAAACCCAAAACCAAAAACTTCGACGAAAATACCGTGCACAACACCAAAGACGAAAAGTATTTCGCGGTGGAACTGTCCAATCCTGCATTTACATATAACCCAGTAAACAACCAGATTACCGTTAGTAGAGCCTCTGGCGACAGTGAGCTCAACTGCGAAATGAAGTTGACTTGGAAGGGAGCTCCTCTGGCATTCTCAACAGAGACCGTCAGCCGTATCATAACGCTGAAGTGGAGCGATCTGCTCAATGGAAAAGCCATGGTCTTTGAGTCAAACGGTGGTAGCACAGTGAATATGATTTGCAAGCTGGCCGGGGCGAATATCTCTGCACTGAGACCTGCAAATCCCACCAAGGCGGGCTATACCTTTGCCGGTTGGTACAACAACAGAGAATGCACGGGGGCAGAGTATACCTTCCCTAATACTATGCCCAACGAGAATGTGACCCTGTATGCTAAGTGGACCCCTAATGTGGTATCGTATACTGTAGAGCACTATCAGAAGGGACTAGATGGCATGTATGTGCTTGCCGAGAGCCAGACCATGAGCGGAATTAGCAATCAGGCTACTGTTGCTCAGGCAAAGAGTTATACTGGTTTTACTCCTAAGACCATCCAGCAAGAGACTATTCTAGCTGATGGCAATACAGTAGTTCAGGTCTATTATGAACGCAATAGTTTTAACGTGACCTTCAAATATGGTGCGGAAGCCGGCAACAGAAGCGTTGAGATCAAATACCCCATGGGTGCGAAAATCGAATGGATCAACCCCGCCGCCCCCGGGTACACCTTCCTGCGTTGGGACAACACTGTTCCCAAGGTTATGCCCGCCAATGACTTGACCTTTACCGCTGTTTGGGGTGCATGGGCGAATACCAAATATACCGTTGAGCACTATCAGGAGAATATCGACGACAACGGGTATACTCTGGCAGAGCGTGAGGTCCATGAGGGGCAGACCGGGACCGGGGTGACCCCCGACGTTAAAACCTACGAAGGCTTTACCGCACCTGCGGCCCAGAGTGTGACCGTCAAGGGTGACGGCTCTGCAGCACTGAAGTATTACTACACCCGCAACAACTATACCTTTACATATGTGCTGGGGAATGGTGAAGACGATGCCGTACTTCCCATTAAGTACGGCGATTGGGTTTTGCAGCGATATGATCCTACCAGAGAAGGCTATACCTTCGGCGGTTGGATAGAAAACGGTGAGGCAGCTTCGATCCCAACCACCATGCCTGCGAGAGATGTAACCCTGAGTGCAAAGTGGAATGTTAATGAGTACACCATTACCTTTGATAGCAATGGTGGCAGCTCCGTATTACCAATTACTAAGGAATATGGCACAGCCATTACCGAACCCACAGCACCTACCAGAGCAGGCTATAACTTTGCTGGCTGGAAGCTGAATGGTGATGATTATACATTCAGTACCATGCCTGGGAAAAATATCACCCTGACAGCCGACTGGACAGCCGACAGTAATATTGCATATACAGTGGAACACTACAAGTCGGAACTGGACGGAAGCTATCCTTCCACGCCAACCGAGACTGAAAATATGAAGGGCGGCACCGGGGCTACAGTTACTGCCACCGCTAAGAGTTATACCGGCTTTACCTATGCTCCCAATGTTAGCGGAACGGTTTCCTCCGGCACAGTCAAGGCAGATGGCAGCTTGGTATTAAAGGCGTACTACACCCGTAATAGTTACACTGTGACTTGGAATGGTAACGGCGGCACTGTGGACACCAGCGGAGCAACCACAGGTAGCGTAAAGTACGGTGCGACTATTATCAAGCCGGCAAATAACCCTACCAAAGCAGGGTATACCTTTAACCTGTGGTCTGGCTATACTGCAAATATGACCATGCCCGCGGAAGATACTACATTTACCGCCGACTGGACAGTCAATCAGTATACTATTACCTTTGACAGCGACGGCGGCAGTGCAGTGACAGCCATTACCCAGGATTATGGTACGACAGTTGCTGCACCCACAGTACCTACCAAAGAAAACTACAGTTTTGTCGGTTGGCAGCTGAATGGTAAGAACTATGCCTTCACTACCATGCCTGCGGAGAATATTACATTGGTGGCTGTATGGTCTGACACACCGACCTATACAGTAAGCTTCGATGCCAACGGAGGTACGGTTGGCACAGCCTCTAAGTCTGTTCTTGCAGGCAGCACTTACGGTGATCTTCCTGCTCCTGCCTATGACGGGCACTATTTCCTTGGTTGGTTTACGTCAACAAGCGGTGGCATGAAAGTTACCAGTGCGACCAATGTAGAGCTTTCCGCTGACCAGACCCTGTATGCTCGTTGGGCTACTACAGGTTATACGGGCAATGTACAACTGGTGCTCTATGTTGCGGGAATAAAAGTGGCCACGGAGAACATGAACGACATCCACGGTGATGGTTCCGCCAGCGTGCAGTTTGATCCTAGCACGGGCACGTTGTACCTTAACAACGCCACGATAGCCGGTACCTACAGCAGTAGCTATGTAAATGCAGCAATTTACAGCGAAGGAAATCTGACTATCGAAAACACGGGTACCAGCACAGTGACAAACACCTACAACGAACCTGCTGGTACCGTGGCAAGCGTTTGCGGTATCTATACACACAGCGGACTAGTCATTCAAGGAACCGGTACTCTGACCACCACCAGCGGCACAGGTGGAACTAGCTATAACTACGGCATTCGAGCTGGTCTCGCCGGAAATTACTTTACCATTAACGGACCCACAGTGAAAGCCTTTGCCGGCATTGCAGGAAGCGGAGGAAAGAGCTATGGCGTTAGTATTGGTCCTATAAATCTTACGTATACTGTCAAACTGAGAAAAGGCACCTTGGAGACTCATGGTTACGATAGTGCGGCATACTGTGGTCCTCTGGACAGTACTGTTAAGTATTTTGTTGAAAATGGAAGCTATCAAAAAATTGATACCATCACTGTCAGCGAAAGCTATGATGGTACCTCGGCAACTTCTGTAATACAGGATGAAACATACCGGAACTACAAGTATATCACTGTCACAAATCCGTAA